A genomic stretch from Antarcticibacterium flavum includes:
- a CDS encoding LytR/AlgR family response regulator transcription factor has protein sequence MKGIAMEQPVKILVVEDEMIIAANISLQLTEMGHEVLGIIPSGEDALSHIQNNLPDIVLIDIQLKGPLDGIETAIKMQEYSRDLAVIYLTANADDANFNRAKQSHPYAFLSKPFKPLDLQRSIELTISQLNQKEPSQTKDAREPASTSVLKDYLFVRHHESMIKIELKNILYVEADRNYCRIFSTLKEFLLVCTLKDIERSLPPKHFFRLHRSYIINLARIDEIAASYVVIAKKAIPMARGMRRELLKRLHTI, from the coding sequence ATGAAAGGCATAGCCATGGAGCAACCTGTGAAAATACTGGTAGTTGAGGATGAGATGATCATTGCTGCCAATATTTCTCTGCAACTTACTGAAATGGGCCACGAGGTCCTGGGAATAATCCCCAGTGGTGAAGATGCTTTAAGTCATATCCAGAATAACCTGCCCGATATTGTCCTTATTGACATACAGCTTAAGGGGCCACTTGACGGGATTGAGACAGCAATTAAAATGCAGGAGTACAGCAGGGACCTGGCCGTTATTTACCTAACCGCCAATGCCGATGATGCAAATTTCAACAGGGCAAAACAAAGTCATCCATACGCCTTTTTATCCAAACCATTTAAACCTCTTGACCTGCAGCGAAGCATTGAGCTTACTATTTCTCAACTGAATCAAAAAGAACCTTCCCAGACTAAGGACGCCCGGGAACCTGCCTCTACATCGGTCTTAAAGGATTACCTCTTTGTAAGGCACCATGAATCTATGATAAAGATCGAACTTAAGAATATCCTGTATGTGGAAGCCGACCGAAATTACTGCCGGATCTTTTCCACTCTTAAAGAATTCCTGTTGGTATGTACCCTTAAAGATATCGAACGCAGTTTGCCTCCAAAGCATTTCTTCCGGCTGCACCGGTCCTATATTATCAACCTTGCCAGGATTGATGAGATTGCAGCTTCTTATGTAGTTATTGCCAAAAAAGCTATCCCTATGGCCAGAGGGATGCGCAGGGAACTTCTTAAAAGGTTGCATACCATCTAA
- a CDS encoding nuclear transport factor 2 family protein — protein sequence MKNIILTGLVVLLITSCSQPDKRYTQESAEIDSYRASLEAYENQDWRSLATYYHPDAVIINNVPESEGQNLAEILKTHKEDAAIFNSWRFLDDPETFEMVVTNDGETWVNYWGVWEGTLKANNRKYVIPTHSTAQFRDGKIVKELGYWDISKLVTDINAMEAAEAQALKATGGEAVMSQKP from the coding sequence ATGAAAAATATCATTTTAACAGGACTTGTAGTTCTACTTATTACATCCTGCAGCCAGCCAGATAAACGCTACACGCAAGAGTCGGCAGAAATTGATTCCTACAGGGCTTCCCTGGAAGCTTATGAAAACCAGGATTGGAGAAGCCTTGCCACCTATTACCATCCCGATGCGGTAATTATTAATAATGTGCCTGAAAGCGAGGGGCAAAACCTTGCAGAGATCCTGAAGACACACAAAGAAGATGCTGCCATTTTTAACAGCTGGAGATTCTTGGACGACCCTGAGACCTTTGAAATGGTAGTGACCAATGACGGGGAAACCTGGGTGAACTATTGGGGTGTTTGGGAAGGTACCTTAAAGGCTAACAACCGTAAATATGTGATCCCCACTCATTCCACAGCCCAGTTCAGGGATGGGAAGATTGTCAAGGAACTTGGATATTGGGATATCTCAAAGCTGGTTACAGATATAAATGCGATGGAAGCAGCAGAAGCCCAGGCATTAAAAGCCACGGGAGGAGAGGCTGTAATGTCCCAAAAACCCTAA
- a CDS encoding NAD-dependent epimerase/dehydratase family protein, producing MKTVGIIGGAGFIGSHITRKFLEKNYKVKVSVTSIQKSEKYEHLFNLENSINIVIRPLKLENREALGNFIEDCDIVIHSGTPFQLEVKDPQAELLDPTIIGTQNFLDSLLDAPQIKKVIFIASVAAWNTNFPLPAGGKTFLDSFDEQDVRFTSKESHPYCRAKYVANGVVEQFILDNPSLPFEITTVSPVMVMGKSLSKREDSTSTGIQSLIKNKLAPDDFFQNLYDNNIPFAMVDVEDVAQAVYNAVTTTGLHGKDYLLSSETYKVLDIHEMLNRREPKEKAQVVYKNNLAKKDLKLKFRPVRKTLNAW from the coding sequence ATGAAAACAGTTGGAATCATAGGGGGAGCAGGATTTATAGGCAGCCATATAACCAGGAAGTTCCTGGAAAAGAATTATAAGGTAAAGGTCTCTGTCACCAGCATTCAAAAAAGCGAAAAATATGAGCACCTTTTTAACCTGGAGAATTCAATAAACATAGTTATTAGGCCATTAAAACTGGAAAACAGGGAAGCATTAGGCAATTTCATTGAAGATTGTGACATTGTGATCCATAGTGGCACCCCGTTTCAACTCGAGGTTAAAGATCCGCAGGCAGAACTGCTGGATCCAACAATAATTGGCACCCAGAATTTCCTGGATTCCCTGCTGGATGCACCTCAAATTAAAAAAGTGATCTTCATTGCCTCTGTAGCCGCCTGGAACACAAACTTTCCTTTACCCGCAGGAGGAAAAACCTTCCTGGACAGCTTTGATGAACAGGATGTTCGTTTTACAAGTAAGGAAAGCCACCCATATTGCCGGGCAAAATATGTGGCTAACGGGGTAGTGGAACAATTTATATTAGATAATCCCTCCCTTCCTTTTGAAATTACTACCGTTTCCCCGGTGATGGTGATGGGAAAATCCCTTTCCAAAAGGGAAGATTCAACCTCCACGGGGATCCAATCCTTAATTAAGAACAAACTGGCGCCAGATGACTTTTTTCAAAACCTCTATGATAATAATATTCCATTTGCAATGGTAGATGTGGAGGACGTGGCGCAGGCTGTTTATAATGCCGTTACCACCACAGGCCTGCATGGGAAAGATTATCTTCTTAGCAGTGAAACTTATAAAGTTTTGGACATTCACGAAATGCTAAATCGCCGCGAACCGAAGGAAAAGGCGCAGGTAGTCTATAAAAATAACCTTGCCAAAAAAGATTTGAAATTAAAATTTAGGCCGGTAAGAAAGACCTTGAACGCCTGGTAA
- a CDS encoding tetratricopeptide repeat-containing sensor histidine kinase has protein sequence MIYSGNLILRLFFFGCFSLQGYGQIYDATRQDPYQKIFVETDDFDDSYLEQLLETLPLVKEDSIHFEILNDLAYYWHTRNLVKALEYTEMGLELTARDSNMLWNGHFQITRGAILLRQEKLDAAEGVLLEAEQKVDEKDLPLLYTQLGYVYERRGQLDRAADFAMKTLEIGEIYNNDWAKGMAYSDLSNLFWKQGKYEDGLKYGLQSLSYFEKREVVDLDYDFTLYIVGNNYLSLGQFDKALEYYLRSIEIGERYGFYNNLSDVYISLVELYAVLNNFSKAEEAGINAIKYAYLLDNAFMLMRSYLSVGELQTKNKNFDAAIENIKRSIEVATPRFGDGFFLGKTYKSLGLAYAGNEQYKEAYAAFSKYDSLNAVVFTAEADERIAQLETQFNVAQKENTIQLQQTRLSQQQSRQNLISLVAGLLFLTLTILLVSFFNNRKKNKLLSNQNREKEFLLKEIHHRVKNNLEIVSSLLALQTAQTSDPTVAHAMKESQNRVFSMSMIHRRLYQKEHLSSIEMKEYLKDLGDHILESFGEKDRIRIMYSMADLHLDVDTAVPIGLIVNELFTNSLKYAFPHSKNGEIYIRLSRETTGVLNLWVKDDGIGLKPQEVAKGTGFGKKLIKLLTRQLDGSMEITTNAGTQYLFRFKMHNSVKGESP, from the coding sequence GTGATCTACAGTGGGAATTTAATATTAAGGCTATTTTTTTTTGGCTGTTTTAGCTTACAGGGTTATGGGCAGATCTATGATGCCACCCGGCAGGATCCCTATCAAAAGATCTTTGTTGAAACCGATGACTTCGATGATTCTTATTTAGAGCAGCTATTGGAAACCCTGCCTTTGGTAAAGGAGGACAGTATTCATTTCGAAATACTGAATGATCTTGCATATTACTGGCACACCAGGAATCTGGTAAAGGCTCTGGAATATACTGAAATGGGGCTGGAACTCACAGCCCGTGACTCTAATATGCTTTGGAATGGGCACTTTCAAATTACCCGGGGAGCCATCCTCCTAAGACAGGAAAAGCTTGACGCAGCAGAGGGAGTACTTCTGGAAGCTGAACAAAAGGTGGATGAAAAAGATCTGCCGCTTCTTTACACCCAGCTGGGATATGTTTATGAGCGTCGCGGGCAGCTGGACCGCGCAGCCGATTTCGCCATGAAGACCCTCGAAATTGGAGAGATATATAATAATGATTGGGCAAAGGGTATGGCATACAGTGACCTTAGCAATTTGTTCTGGAAACAGGGCAAATATGAGGACGGTTTAAAGTATGGGCTGCAATCCCTTTCATATTTTGAGAAGAGAGAGGTAGTAGATCTTGACTACGATTTCACTCTCTACATTGTGGGAAATAATTACTTGAGTTTAGGCCAATTTGATAAAGCCCTGGAATATTACCTGCGTTCCATAGAAATAGGAGAGCGCTATGGTTTTTACAATAACCTTAGCGACGTCTACATCTCCCTGGTAGAACTTTATGCTGTTCTAAATAATTTCAGCAAGGCTGAAGAGGCAGGTATCAATGCCATAAAATATGCCTATCTCCTTGATAATGCCTTTATGTTGATGCGCTCCTATCTTTCAGTAGGAGAATTACAGACTAAAAATAAGAATTTTGATGCAGCCATAGAAAATATAAAAAGGTCTATTGAGGTCGCCACGCCCCGGTTTGGAGACGGATTTTTCCTGGGCAAAACCTACAAAAGCCTCGGCCTCGCCTATGCGGGAAATGAGCAATATAAGGAAGCTTATGCTGCATTTTCCAAATATGATTCTTTAAATGCAGTGGTTTTTACGGCAGAGGCAGATGAACGTATAGCACAACTGGAAACCCAGTTTAATGTTGCACAAAAAGAAAACACCATCCAATTACAACAAACCAGGCTTTCACAACAGCAATCCCGGCAAAATTTGATAAGCCTTGTTGCAGGCCTTCTCTTTCTTACGCTTACGATCCTCCTGGTAAGTTTTTTCAATAACCGAAAGAAAAATAAACTCCTCTCCAATCAAAACCGGGAAAAGGAGTTTCTTCTTAAAGAGATACATCACCGCGTTAAGAATAATCTTGAGATTGTTTCCAGCCTGCTCGCTTTACAAACAGCACAAACCAGTGATCCCACTGTGGCCCACGCGATGAAAGAGAGCCAGAACCGGGTGTTCTCTATGAGCATGATCCACCGGCGCCTGTATCAAAAAGAACATTTGTCATCTATAGAAATGAAGGAATATCTCAAAGACCTGGGGGATCATATCCTGGAATCTTTTGGGGAAAAGGACCGTATTAGGATAATGTATTCCATGGCGGATTTGCACCTGGATGTTGATACTGCGGTGCCTATAGGGCTTATTGTAAATGAATTGTTCACCAACAGCCTTAAATATGCCTTTCCCCATAGTAAGAACGGGGAGATCTATATTCGGCTTTCCCGGGAAACCACCGGGGTTTTAAACCTTTGGGTAAAGGATGATGGTATAGGGCTTAAACCGCAGGAAGTTGCGAAAGGAACGGGCTTTGGAAAAAAACTTATTAAACTGCTCACCCGGCAGTTGGATGGTTCAATGGAGATAACTACCAATGCTGGAACCCAGTATTTATTCAGGTTTAAAATGCATAATTCGGTTAAAGGAGAATCTCCCTGA
- a CDS encoding S9 family peptidase translates to MKKYIALLVFFIAHTVTAQENVLTAQDVAKIEAITNIVISQDGQKIAYQKVVPANPLEENVPAKSHLYIYDLSSKESTPLVTDYSISNIKFRPGSGSITFTAKRDKDEATAVYEMQPGGGDATKIYEFQTSISSYDWHSNGTQLAFVANKPQDKRENELPYTPEVYETDLENSTAFVTNLNDPTPKELAVEGHVTSVQWSPKGSQLAVAAAPTSLVDDFYTSQKIYIVDANTLNITAEVDHKGKQGPMKWSPDGKRIAFIAGEDQHDPIDGRLFIAEVTGGSPKILQKDFKGKFDGLDWKDNKTLYIQVSEGVYSSLGTIGLDGKMDKLFREEAMNITRFAVAGNNTIATTANTAQHPDELFVIKPKAGTAERITTSNPWLAEEKMGKQEVITYKAADGLEIEGILIHPINKSGKSPLITVVHGGPEAHYSNGWLTSYNMPGQLGAGEGYAVFYPNYRGSTGRGIEFAKSSQGDPAGLEFDDIIDGVDYLIENYDIDKDKVGVTGGSYGGYATAWMATRHTKRFAAGVMSVGISNNISKWGTSDIPEEMFLVHARKRIWDDYEFYLERSPIFYADQAETPLLILHGKDDTRVNPGQSYELYRHIKTRTETPVRLVLYPGEGHGNRKSTARYDYNLRMMQWFDTYLKDGSITLPDANIAPDGQ, encoded by the coding sequence ATGAAGAAATACATTGCACTTCTCGTATTTTTTATTGCCCATACTGTGACAGCCCAGGAGAATGTGCTCACAGCACAGGATGTGGCAAAGATTGAAGCTATTACCAATATTGTCATTTCACAGGACGGTCAAAAAATAGCCTATCAAAAAGTCGTTCCGGCAAACCCGCTGGAGGAAAATGTACCGGCGAAAAGCCATTTATACATCTATGACCTTTCTTCAAAAGAATCTACTCCTTTGGTGACAGACTACAGCATCTCGAATATTAAATTCCGTCCCGGGAGCGGCAGCATCACTTTTACCGCAAAAAGGGATAAAGATGAAGCAACTGCTGTTTACGAGATGCAGCCAGGTGGTGGTGACGCCACCAAAATCTATGAATTCCAGACTTCTATTTCATCTTATGACTGGCACTCTAATGGAACACAGCTGGCCTTCGTAGCCAACAAACCCCAGGATAAAAGGGAAAATGAACTGCCCTATACGCCCGAGGTCTATGAAACCGACCTGGAAAATTCCACAGCTTTTGTAACCAACCTCAACGACCCCACTCCCAAAGAACTGGCAGTGGAGGGCCATGTAACTTCTGTCCAATGGAGTCCAAAGGGTTCACAACTGGCAGTTGCCGCGGCTCCTACCTCTCTTGTAGATGATTTCTATACTTCACAAAAGATCTACATAGTAGATGCCAACACTTTAAATATAACTGCTGAAGTTGATCATAAGGGTAAACAGGGGCCCATGAAATGGAGCCCCGATGGGAAGAGGATTGCATTTATCGCAGGAGAAGATCAACATGATCCAATTGATGGCAGACTGTTTATAGCTGAAGTTACCGGCGGCAGCCCTAAGATCCTTCAAAAGGATTTCAAAGGGAAATTCGACGGCCTGGACTGGAAAGACAATAAAACCCTCTATATCCAGGTTAGTGAAGGCGTTTACAGCAGCCTTGGAACAATAGGCCTTGACGGAAAAATGGATAAACTTTTCCGTGAGGAGGCTATGAATATTACACGATTTGCAGTTGCTGGCAATAACACTATTGCAACTACTGCAAATACCGCGCAGCACCCCGATGAACTTTTTGTCATTAAGCCGAAGGCCGGCACAGCAGAACGTATCACCACCTCCAACCCCTGGCTTGCAGAGGAGAAAATGGGAAAACAGGAAGTTATCACCTATAAAGCAGCAGACGGGTTGGAGATAGAAGGAATCTTAATACACCCTATAAACAAGAGCGGAAAGTCCCCTTTGATCACCGTAGTGCACGGGGGGCCTGAGGCTCATTACAGCAATGGCTGGTTAACCTCCTATAATATGCCGGGTCAACTTGGCGCCGGGGAGGGCTACGCGGTTTTCTATCCTAACTACAGGGGTAGTACCGGCAGAGGAATTGAATTTGCCAAATCCAGCCAGGGAGATCCCGCGGGACTGGAATTTGACGACATTATAGATGGAGTGGATTATCTAATTGAAAATTATGATATCGATAAGGACAAAGTAGGGGTTACCGGAGGTTCCTACGGTGGTTATGCAACTGCCTGGATGGCCACCCGCCACACCAAACGCTTTGCTGCCGGGGTGATGTCTGTAGGAATAAGCAACAACATCTCTAAATGGGGAACCAGTGATATTCCTGAAGAAATGTTCCTGGTACACGCCCGCAAAAGGATTTGGGATGACTATGAGTTCTACCTTGAACGCAGCCCCATCTTCTATGCCGACCAGGCTGAAACACCGCTTCTTATTCTACATGGAAAAGATGATACCCGTGTTAACCCCGGGCAGTCATATGAGTTGTACCGTCATATCAAAACCAGAACTGAAACCCCTGTAAGATTAGTGCTGTATCCCGGCGAAGGCCACGGAAACAGAAAATCCACCGCCAGGTACGATTATAACCTGCGAATGATGCAGTGGTTCGACACCTACCTTAAAGACGGCAGCATCACCTTACCCGATGCCAACATAGCGCCAGACGGGCAGTAG
- a CDS encoding NAD(P)-dependent alcohol dehydrogenase: MEKIKAFAAHQEAAPLKPYELQRRDLQENDIFIDIEYCGVCHSDLHFVKNDWGMSQYPLVPGHEIIGRVLGVGANVTDFKEGELVGVGCMVDSCRQCSACEEGLEQYCEKGSVFTYNGPDKYMGGMTFGGYSQQIVVDKDFVLHVPENLDAKAAAPLLCAGITTYSPLKHWNVKKGDRVGVIGLGGLGHMGVKFAHAMGAEVVMITSSPSKSEDAKKLGAHDVLISKDEEQMAQYANSFDFLLNTIPVGHDVNPYLGLLKRDATMVIVGAVEPVEPVHGGQLIFQRKRMAGSLIGGIKETQEMLDFCGEHNIVCDVEMIDMQEINTAYERMQKSDVKYRFVIDIKSLEK, encoded by the coding sequence ATGGAAAAGATCAAAGCCTTTGCGGCACACCAGGAAGCAGCGCCCTTAAAACCTTATGAACTGCAGCGGCGCGACCTGCAGGAAAATGATATTTTTATTGATATTGAATACTGCGGGGTATGCCATTCAGACCTTCATTTTGTGAAGAATGACTGGGGGATGTCCCAATATCCGTTAGTTCCGGGGCATGAGATCATAGGCCGGGTCCTCGGGGTGGGTGCAAATGTGACCGATTTTAAGGAGGGGGAACTTGTTGGCGTGGGCTGTATGGTGGATTCCTGCCGGCAGTGCAGTGCCTGTGAGGAAGGGCTGGAGCAATACTGCGAAAAAGGAAGCGTCTTTACCTATAACGGACCAGATAAATATATGGGAGGAATGACCTTTGGGGGCTACTCCCAACAAATCGTGGTAGATAAGGATTTTGTGCTGCATGTGCCCGAAAATCTCGATGCAAAGGCTGCTGCTCCTTTACTGTGCGCCGGGATCACTACCTACTCGCCATTAAAGCACTGGAATGTAAAAAAGGGAGACAGGGTAGGAGTAATTGGCCTGGGTGGCCTCGGGCATATGGGAGTGAAATTTGCTCACGCCATGGGCGCAGAAGTCGTGATGATCACCTCGTCTCCCTCAAAAAGTGAAGATGCAAAAAAACTGGGAGCCCACGATGTCCTAATCTCTAAGGATGAGGAACAAATGGCACAATATGCCAATTCCTTTGATTTCCTGCTAAACACCATCCCCGTGGGACATGATGTAAATCCTTACCTGGGATTGCTCAAGCGGGATGCAACTATGGTTATCGTAGGCGCAGTAGAGCCTGTGGAGCCTGTACATGGAGGTCAGTTAATATTTCAGCGAAAAAGAATGGCCGGATCCCTTATTGGCGGGATCAAAGAAACCCAGGAAATGCTGGACTTTTGCGGGGAACATAACATAGTTTGTGACGTGGAAATGATCGATATGCAGGAGATCAACACCGCCTATGAGCGAATGCAGAAAAGCGATGTGAAATACAGGTTTGTGATAGATATTAAATCGCTGGAGAAGTGA
- a CDS encoding amidohydrolase family protein: MKFFKPHFHLITIAFLSLLTFNLALAQEPSAGNNQETLPGRYTGPIIDMHLHSYSVDFWGPAPSPVTGKLSPATAKEQMERTFEIMKEHNIVLGAVSGISHVSGNDWAAYDRESTLRGIELREPSEFMSPDSLRQLIRNGEIDMLGEVGAQYFGYSPSNPDYYPFYKIAEEEGIPVGIHTGASFPGTPFRCCPKFRLKMGNPLLLEDLLVEFPKLKVFMMHSGGAGPYSQYALMMMNMYPQLYTDISILNWIPGMEPVLESFLKQAKQMGMLDRILFGTDQMIWPEAIGIAIERVNSLGFLTTEEKAGIFYHNAAQFLNLTEEVIAVHHNKR; encoded by the coding sequence ATGAAATTTTTCAAACCGCACTTCCACCTCATAACAATTGCCTTCTTATCTCTTCTTACATTCAATCTGGCATTAGCACAGGAACCTTCCGCAGGAAATAATCAGGAAACTTTACCCGGACGCTATACCGGTCCTATTATCGACATGCACCTGCACTCCTACTCTGTCGACTTCTGGGGCCCGGCGCCAAGTCCTGTAACAGGCAAACTTTCCCCTGCCACGGCAAAAGAACAAATGGAGAGAACCTTTGAAATTATGAAGGAGCACAATATAGTCCTGGGAGCTGTATCTGGTATTTCTCACGTGAGCGGAAATGACTGGGCTGCATATGACAGGGAAAGCACCCTGCGTGGAATTGAACTGAGGGAACCATCAGAATTTATGTCGCCTGACAGTTTGCGCCAATTAATTAGAAATGGTGAAATTGACATGCTGGGGGAAGTAGGAGCACAATATTTTGGCTATTCCCCGTCAAATCCAGATTATTACCCCTTTTACAAAATTGCAGAGGAGGAAGGAATTCCCGTGGGTATACATACCGGGGCCAGTTTTCCCGGCACTCCTTTTCGCTGTTGCCCCAAATTCCGGCTTAAGATGGGGAACCCATTATTACTGGAGGACCTGCTGGTAGAATTTCCTAAACTGAAGGTGTTCATGATGCACTCAGGGGGTGCCGGCCCATATTCCCAATACGCTTTGATGATGATGAATATGTATCCGCAGCTATATACAGATATAAGTATCCTTAACTGGATACCGGGAATGGAACCGGTGCTGGAATCCTTTCTTAAACAGGCTAAACAAATGGGAATGCTGGACAGGATATTATTTGGTACAGATCAAATGATATGGCCGGAAGCCATAGGCATAGCAATAGAACGTGTAAATTCCCTTGGCTTTTTAACTACGGAAGAAAAAGCCGGGATCTTTTATCATAATGCTGCACAATTTCTCAATCTTACTGAAGAGGTTATTGCAGTTCATCATAATAAAAGGTAG
- a CDS encoding pectin acetylesterase-family hydrolase, whose product MKKLLILTGIILLSIHATGQTPAETEENNYTNLSQEGTLPGIARLSEGWNILYPGGETLCAQGSEYKFFAKATNSNKLLVYLHGGGGCWDAETCDPERETYTHASQVEPQRHPENLNGIFDPEHPENPFVGYSMVVLPVCTGDSYLGARDVTYVIEKENGKPREFTVYHRGQTNTMAVMNWIYDNFESPQEIFVAGSSAGALATPFYASLLAQQYPEARVVGLSDDAGSFGREASAGSDPTKWGVPEVLQKHPGWEEFEGNAGIDQLFLFAARSAPNLELYQVDHAHDAVQKYYLELTGTGEDVQKLIQTNRETIRSQQPQFRSYTAGGFQHTILTRDHFYKYQEDGNRLSDWVASIAAGEQVKSVDCAEDCFKPGLIFTEQDLQIIDRTLALISNENSWNPSGERGPCPSRADSQSLRCAAVMAATEVTGKAPTGMKDVPPGLLELIFTITALQPDKYGGSPLIAYNNDPETNQEDMIATLEKVKETIKQGLEKQR is encoded by the coding sequence ATGAAAAAGCTACTCATCCTGACAGGCATAATTTTACTAAGCATCCACGCGACCGGCCAAACCCCTGCTGAAACCGAGGAAAACAATTATACAAATCTTTCACAGGAGGGAACCCTGCCGGGCATAGCTCGTTTAAGCGAGGGCTGGAACATTCTGTATCCCGGGGGTGAGACTCTTTGTGCGCAAGGCAGTGAGTATAAGTTCTTTGCAAAGGCTACTAATTCTAATAAATTGCTTGTTTACCTTCACGGTGGAGGTGGGTGCTGGGATGCTGAAACATGTGATCCTGAAAGGGAAACCTATACACATGCTTCACAGGTAGAGCCACAGCGACATCCCGAAAATTTAAATGGCATCTTTGACCCGGAACATCCTGAAAACCCCTTTGTGGGTTATTCGATGGTAGTACTCCCGGTTTGTACAGGTGACAGTTACCTGGGTGCCCGGGATGTCACTTACGTAATTGAAAAAGAAAATGGGAAACCCCGGGAATTCACGGTGTACCATCGGGGTCAAACCAATACCATGGCGGTAATGAACTGGATCTACGACAACTTCGAGAGCCCACAGGAGATCTTTGTTGCCGGCTCCAGTGCAGGAGCTTTAGCTACTCCTTTTTATGCCAGCCTGCTGGCACAGCAGTACCCTGAAGCCAGGGTGGTAGGTTTAAGTGATGATGCGGGCAGTTTTGGCAGGGAGGCCAGTGCAGGTTCAGATCCCACAAAATGGGGTGTCCCTGAAGTACTGCAAAAGCATCCCGGCTGGGAAGAATTTGAAGGCAATGCCGGGATAGATCAATTATTCCTATTCGCAGCCCGTAGTGCTCCAAACCTGGAACTCTATCAGGTTGACCATGCCCATGATGCGGTACAAAAATATTATTTGGAGCTCACAGGGACGGGAGAGGACGTACAAAAACTTATACAAACCAACCGCGAGACAATAAGGAGCCAGCAGCCCCAATTTCGATCCTATACCGCAGGCGGGTTTCAACATACTATCCTAACGCGCGATCATTTTTATAAATACCAGGAAGATGGAAACCGCCTAAGCGATTGGGTGGCCTCCATCGCAGCCGGGGAACAGGTTAAGTCTGTTGATTGTGCAGAAGATTGTTTTAAACCCGGCTTAATTTTCACAGAGCAGGACCTGCAGATTATAGATCGAACACTGGCCCTTATTTCAAATGAGAATAGCTGGAACCCGAGCGGTGAAAGGGGGCCCTGCCCTTCAAGGGCAGATAGTCAAAGTCTTCGGTGTGCAGCAGTAATGGCAGCAACAGAGGTAACAGGAAAAGCTCCCACAGGAATGAAGGATGTACCCCCGGGTCTTCTGGAGCTGATTTTCACCATCACCGCCTTACAACCAGATAAATATGGTGGGAGTCCACTCATTGCATACAATAATGACCCGGAAACCAATCAAGAGGATATGATCGCCACCCTGGAAAAAGTAAAGGAAACGATTAAGCAGGGTCTTGAGAAGCAACGGTGA
- a CDS encoding GatB/YqeY domain-containing protein → MSLQERVMTEMKAAMRAKDAGKLEALRAIKSGILLAQTESSSKDGLTEEEELKLLQKLVKQRRDSAAIYREQGREDLAQPEIEQAEVISIFLPEQMTAEEIEEKVDEIIAETGASGMKDMGKVMGRASQELAGKADGKTISVIVKKKLS, encoded by the coding sequence ATGAGCTTACAGGAACGGGTAATGACAGAAATGAAAGCGGCTATGCGCGCAAAGGATGCCGGCAAGCTGGAGGCATTGCGTGCCATTAAAAGCGGCATTTTACTTGCGCAGACTGAGAGTTCATCAAAAGATGGTCTTACAGAAGAGGAAGAGCTAAAGCTTTTGCAAAAACTGGTAAAGCAGCGCAGGGATAGCGCCGCAATTTACCGGGAGCAGGGAAGAGAAGACCTTGCCCAGCCCGAGATCGAGCAGGCAGAGGTAATAAGCATCTTTTTACCGGAGCAAATGACAGCTGAGGAAATCGAGGAAAAAGTTGATGAGATCATTGCAGAGACCGGCGCCAGTGGTATGAAGGATATGGGCAAAGTAATGGGGAGAGCATCCCAGGAGCTGGCCGGCAAGGCAGATGGGAAGACCATTTCTGTGATAGTGAAGAAGAAATTAAGTTAG